One region of Cucurbita pepo subsp. pepo cultivar mu-cu-16 chromosome LG03, ASM280686v2, whole genome shotgun sequence genomic DNA includes:
- the LOC111790873 gene encoding diacylglycerol O-acyltransferase 3, cytosolic-like produces MEVSGAVTRRLSSLFRCEISQSVDVASADARRAPCSLSVSGGSVSTGTRVIGLVGRRNIDSSRFSDNGHLRYYVGPNCQGRRLKKEKEAVKKKLKLLKGLSGSSSTDHESGLVFRFDDCLIGDFQADRFSIEETREALVKQLQQLKSEEKDQKRRRKLEKAKLKATRSKTIHESSSSSSSESSDNEGYMTNTSYQIRKALSQPFPDQWKTNGIKESTLPPPLQSQLLNSDTKNIGVTRSVSVGRIEVCMGNKCKKAGAAALMEEFERVMGADGAVCGCKCMGKCRDGPNVRVSGALAGQSCSANPLCIGVGVEDVGRIVADHLGQQGVLKQSR; encoded by the exons ATGGAGGTCTCCGGCGCCGTTACCCGGCGGCTCTCTAGCCTCTTCCGCTGCGAGATTTCTCAATCCGTTGATGTCGCCAGCGCCGATGCACGGCGGGCTCCCTGTAGCCTGTCCGTTTCCGGGGGCTCTGTTAGTACTGGAACTCGCGTTATTGGCCTCGTCGGTCGTCGGAATATAGATTCTTCTAGGTTTTCTGATAATGGTCATTTGCGATATTATGTTGGGCCGAATTGCCAGGGGAGGAgattgaagaaggagaaggaagcggtgaagaagaaattgaaattgttgAAAGGATTGTCCGGTTCTTCATCTACGGATCATGAATCTGGCTTAGTGTTTCGATTTGATGATTGCTTGATCGGAGACTTTCAAGCGGATCGCTTCTCT ATCGAGGAAACAAGAGAGGCATTGGTAAAACAGCTTCAACAACTAAAATCTGAGGAAAAGGACCAGAAAAGAAGGAGAAAGTTAGAGAAGGCCAAGCTGAAAGCAACTCGATCAAAAACAATTCACGagtcatcatcatcttcatcctcTGAATCCAGTGACAACGAAGGCTACATGACCAACACAAGCTACCAAATACGGAAGGCACTTTCACAGCCATTCCCAGATCAATGGAAGACAAATGGCATTAAAGAATCAACACTGCCTCCTCCTTTGCAATCCCAACTGCTCAATTCCGACACTAAAAACATCGGCGTCACACGATCCGTATCTGTAGGGAGGATTGAAGTGTGTATGGGAAACAAGTGCAAGAAGGCAGGGGCAGCAGCATTGATGGAGGAATTTGAGAGGGTGATGGGAGCTGATGGTGCTGTTTGTGGGTGTAAATGCATGGGGAAATGCAGAGATGGACCAAATGTGAGAGTTTCTGGTGCGTTGGCCGGACAAAGCTGCTCTGCAAATCCTCTGTGCATTGGAGTTGGAGTGGAGGATGTTGGTAGAATTGTAGCTGATCATCTTGGACAACAAGGGGTGCTGAAACAATCAAGGTAA
- the LOC111790870 gene encoding uncharacterized protein LOC111790870, with protein sequence MMAPIRTCGFVDPGWEHGVAQDEKKKKVKCNYCGKIVSGGIYRLKQHLARVSGEVTYCDKAPEEVYLRMRENLEGCRSNKKPRQSEDDEQSYLNFHSNDDEDGGLHVAYRNRGRQLMVNRNVGANMTPLRSLRYVDPGWEHGVAQDERKKKVKCNYCEKIVSGGINRFKQHLARIPGEVAPCKHAPEEVYLKIKENMKWHRTGRRNGQTDANELSAYFMQSDNEEEEDEKEESLHHISKERLIDGDKRSSKDLRSTFRGMSPGGGSEPSVKRSRLDSVFLKTTKRPTEQLHKQALVKRGANRRSRKEVMSAICKFFCYAGIPFQSANSVYFHKMLETVGQYGSGLVGPSCQLISGRLLQDEVATVKTYLVELKASWAITGCSILVDSRKDSNGRTSINFLVSCPRGVYFVSSVDATEVADDPSNLFRVLDAVVDEIGEENVVQVITENTPNYKAAGKMLEEKRRNLFWTPCATYCIDHMLEDFLKLRTVEDCMEKCQKITKFIYNRNWLLNFMKNEFTQGLELLRPAVTRNASNFATLQCFLDHRASLRRMFVSNEWTSCRFSKSGEGQEVEMIVLNTSFWKKVQYVCKSVEPVLQVLQKSDSVQSLSMSSIYNDMYRAKFAIQSIHGDDARKYGPFWNVIDSNWNSLFCHPLHMAAFFLNPSYRYRPDFVAHSEVVRGLNECIVRLESDSSRRISASMQISDYNSAKSDFGTELAISTRTELDPAAWWQQHGISCLELQQIAVRILSQTCSSLCCEHYWSPFKNERSQKNNALSQRKMADLLYVHYNLRLRERQLRKRSSDSVSLDDILMEHLLDDWIVEPQKQGMQEDEEILCPGMETLDAYENDLIDYEDGTTEAARKGCLQLVCLTNVEPLDVNPANGGASTDNDADVKFYDDELSD encoded by the exons ATGATGGCCCCTATTCGCACGTGTGGATTTGTTGATCCAGGTTGGGAGCATGGAGTTGCtcaagatgaaaagaaaaagaaggttaAATGTAATTATTGCGGGAAAATAGTTAGTGGTGGCATATATAGGTTGAAGCAACATTTAGCTCGAGTTTCGGGGGAAGTTACGTATTGTGACAAGGCTCCAGAGGAAGTATATTTGAGAATGAGAGAAAACCTGGAAGGTTGTCGTTCCAATAAGAAACCAAGACAGTCGGAAGATGATGAACAATCATATTTGAACTTCCATTCcaatgatgatgaagatggtgGTTTACATGTGGCTTATAGAAATAGAGGAAGGCAATTGATGGTAAACCGAAACGTCGGTGCTAACATGACTCCTCTAAGATCATTAAGATATGTTGACCCTGGATGGGAACACGGTGTGGCTCAGGacgaaaggaagaagaaggttaAGTGCAACTACTGTGAAAAGATAGTTAGTGGAGGTATTAATAGGTTTAAGCAACATCTAGCCAGAATTCCTGGAGAGGTAGCCCCGTGTAAACACGCTCCTGAGGAAGTGTATCTTAAGATCAAAGAGAATATGAAATGGCATCGTACTGGCAGGAGAAATGGACAGACCGATGCCAACGAGTTATCGGCTTATTTTATGCAATCAGAtaatgaagaagaggaagacgagAAAGAGGAATCCTTGCATCATATTAGCAAGGAAAGATTGATCGATGGTGACAAAAGGTCAAGCAAAGATTTGAGAAGTACCTTTAGGGGAATGTCCCCTGGTGGTGGATCTGAACCGTCGGTTAAAAGATCGAGGTTAGATTCTGTTTTTCTGAAAACCACCAAAAGACCAACCGAACAGTTGCACAAACAAGCATTAGTAAAAAGAGGAGCCAATAGGAGGTCACGCAAAGAAGTAATGTCTGCAATTTGCAAATTCTTTTGCTATGCAGGAATTCCTTTCCAGTCTGCAAATTCTGTTTACTTTCATAAGATGTTGGAGACAGTCGGTCAATATGGATCAGGCTTGGTTGGCCCCTCGTGCCAATTGATATCTGGTCGGTTATTACAGGACGAAGTGGCAACCGTTAAGACTTACCTGGTTGAGTTGAAGGCCTCCTGGGCAATTACTGGCTGTTCTATACTGGTGGACAGTCGGAAGGATTCAAATGGTCGAACGTCTATAAACTTTTTGGTTTCTTGTCCCCGTGGTGTTTACTTTGTCTCATCAGTTGATGCCACTGAAGTAGCAGATGACCCTTCAAACTTGTTTAGGGTGCTTGATGCAGTGGTAGATGAAATTGGGGAGGAAAATGTGGTGCAG GTAATCACTGAGAATACTCCTAATTATAAAGCTGCTGGTAAAATGCTcgaggagaagagaagaaatttatTCTGGACGCCATGTGCGACCTATTGTATTGATCACATGCTTGAagattttttgaaattgagaacCGTGGAAGATTGCATGGAAAAGTGCCAAAAAATTACCAAGTTTATTTACAATCGGAACTGGTTGTTAAATTTCATGAAGAACGAGTTCACCCAAGGGTTGGAACTTCTTAGACCTGCAGTTACTCGGAACGCCTCGAACTTTGCTACTTTGCAGTGCTTCCTGGACCACAGAGCTAGTTTACGGAGAATGTTCGTCTCCAATGAGTGGACTTCTTGCAGGTTTTCTAAATCTGGTGAGGGACAAGAAGTAGAGATGATTGTATTAAATACTTCATTTTGGAAGAAGGTTCAATATGTTTGTAAATCTGTGGAACCAGTATTGCAAGTTCTTCAAAAATCCGATTCGGTTCAAAGCTTGTCGATGTCATCTATATATAATGACATGTACAGAGCCAAGTTCGCTATACAATCCATTCATGGCGACGATGCCAGGAAATATGGACCATTCTGGAATGTGATAGATAGCAACTGGAATTCTTTATTTTGCCACCCTTTACATATGGCTGCTTTTTTCTTAAACCCATCATACAGATATCGTCCTGATTTCGTGGCG CATTCGGAGGTGGTTCGTGGACTTAATGAATGCATAGTTCGGCTCGAGTCTGACAGTTCCAGAAGGATTTCTGCATCTATGCAG ATTTCGGACTATAATTCAGCAAAATCTGATTTTGGAACTGAGCTGGCTATCAGTACAAGAACAGAGCTTGATCCAG CTGCATGGTGGCAACAACATGGAATTAGTTGTTTAGAACTGCAACAAATAGCTGTTCGCATACTGAGTCAAACATGTTCATCTTTGTGTTGTGAACACTACTGGTCCCCTTTCAAGAATGAACGCAGTCAAAAGAACAATGCTTTGTCTCAGAGAAAAATGGCTGATTTGTTGTATGTTCACTACAACCTTCGGCTTCGAGAACGCCAACTAAGAAAGCGATCTAGTGACTCTGTTTCTCTTGATGATATTCTTATGGAACATTTGTTGGATGATTGGATTGTGGAACCTCAGAAACAAGGCATGCAAGAAGATGAG GAAATCCTTTGTCCTGGAATGGAGACACTAGATGCATATGAGAATGATTTGATTGACTATGAGGACGGGACTACAGAGGCGGCGAGGAAGGGCTGTCTTCAACTGGTTTGTTTGACTAATGTCGAACCATTGGATGTCAACCCTGCCAATGGAGGCGCTTCCACCGACAATGATGCCGATGTTAAGTTCTACGACGATGAGCTAAGTGACTAA
- the LOC111790876 gene encoding uncharacterized protein LOC111790876, giving the protein MNRPHCNHLQSNSISNCHECGISQSVCWILHNVRFKASFRRLCTNCVLKNNLSRFCPLCFDIYDDSTPPSSHQRVMCFRCPSISHVSCASFRFSSTFLCPICSDPCFAFFDGFDSGGLRQSEPAVAVLAGRDGKSAKAIVAAARVAAQSMRRAAADARAVAEMKIRNAVFAKKQATLALERLAYLVLHGKDRNGYAKTNGNAAAGAVEEEEETELQGEVVTAILERMKANQTQF; this is encoded by the coding sequence ATGAATCGGCCGCACTGCAACCATCTTCAATCCAACTCCATTTCTAACTGCCACGAATGCGGGATTTCTCAGTCCGTATGCTGGATCCTCCACAATGTCCGTTTCAAAGCCTCCTTCCGTCGTCTCTGCACCAATTGCGTCCTTAAGAACAATCTTTCCCGTTTCTGTCCTCTTTGCTTCGATATTTACGACGATTCGACTCCGCCGTCGTCTCATCAGCGAGTTATGTGCTTCAGATGCCCTTCAATATCTCATGTCTCTTGCGCTTCCTTTCGTTTTTCCTCTACGTTCCTCTGCCCTATCTGCTCCGATCCTTGTTTTGCCTTCTTCGACGGTTTCGACTCCGGCGGCCTTCGCCAATCGGAGCCTGCCGTTGCCGTTTTGGCCGGTAGAGATGGTAAATCGGCGAAGGCGATTGTCGCTGCGGCTCGTGTCGCCGCTCAATCCATGCGAAGAGCGGCGGCTGACGCTAGGGCTGTAGCGGAGATGAAGATCAGAAATGCTGTGTTCGCTAAGAAGCAGGCTACTCTCGCCTTGGAACGGCTTGCTTATCTTGTACTTCATGGGAAAGACAGAAATGGATATGCTAAAACTAATGGAAATGCTGCTGCTGGTGcggtggaagaagaagaagaaaccgaGCTACAAGGTGAAGTGGTAACAGCCATTCTTGAGCGTATGAAGGCGAATCAGACTCAGTTTTGA
- the LOC111791452 gene encoding pyruvate dehydrogenase (acetyl-transferring) kinase, mitochondrial, translating into MAAKKLCETFSKSLIDEVQKWGCMKQTGVSLRYMMEFGLKPTPKNLLISAQFLHKELPIRIARRAIELENLPYGLSVKPAVLKVRDWYLDSFRDLRAFPEIKNPDDEKEFTQMIKAIKVRHNNVVPMMALGVQQLKKSIALDSIGYQDLHEIHQFLDRFYMSRIGIRMLIGQHVELHNPNPPPDCVGYIHTKMSPVKVAESASEDARAICLREYGSAPNIKIYGDPSFTFPYVPTHLQLMVFELVKNSLRAVQERFMDSDKVAPPVKIIVADGIEDVTIKVSDEGGGIPRSGLPRIFTYLYTTAKNPLDEHPDLGTADLVTMAGYGYGLPISRLYARYFGGDLQVISMEGYGTDAYLHLSRLGDSQEPLP; encoded by the exons ATGGCGGCTAAGAAACTCTGTGAGACCTTCTCCAAGAGCCTGATCGACGAGGTTCAGAAATGGGGTTGCATGAAACAGACTGGGGTTAGCTTGAGATACATGATGGAGTTTGGTTTGAAGCCTACTCCCAAGAATTTGCTTATTTCTGCTCAGTTTCTTCACAAGGAGCTTCCAATTCGGATTGCTAGAAGAGCTATTGAACTCGAGAATCTTCCTTATGGCCTCTCTGTTAAACCTGCTGTTTTGAAG GTTCGTGACTGGTATTTGGATTCTTTCCGTGACCTTCGGGCCTTCCCTGAGATAAAGAACCCAGATGATGAAAAGGAGTTTACACAAATGATAAAGGCAATTAAGGTGAGACACAACAACGTGGTTCCGATGATGGCTTTAGGCGTTCAACAGCTGAAGAAGAGCATTGCTCTAGATAGTATTGGTTATCAAGATCTTCATGAGATTCATCAGTTTTTGGATCGCTTCTACATGTCGAGAATTGGGATTCGTATGCTCATTG GGCAGCATGTCGAATTACACAACCCCAATCCCCCTCCTGACTGTGTAGGatatatacacacaaaaaTGTCCCCTGTGAAGGTCGCGGAGAgcgccagtgaggatgctcgTGCTATCTGTTTGCGTGAGTATGGCAGTGCCCCTAATATCAAAATCTATGGAGATCCAAGTTTTACATTTCC TTATGTTCCAACACATTTGCAACTTATGGTCTTTGAGTTGGTTAAGAACTCGTTACGTGCCGTGCAAGAGCGTTTTATGGATTCTGATAAAGTTGCTCCTCCAGTTAAAATTATAGTTGCTGATGGAATTGAGGATGTCACTATTAAG GTATCTGACGAGGGCGGTGGCATACCTCGAAGCGGGCTTCCCAGAATTTTCACCTACCTCTACACCACAGCAAAAAACCCTCTGGACGAACATCCCGATCTGGGAACAGCAGACTTGGTGACAATGGCTGGATATGGCTATGGCCTTCCGATAAGTCGTCTGTATGCCCGTTATTTTGGCGGGGATCTGCAAGTGATCTCCATGGAAGGATATG GAACAGATGCATATCTACACCTATCTCGTCTGGGGGATTCACAAGAGCCACTGCCATGa